In Notolabrus celidotus isolate fNotCel1 chromosome 10, fNotCel1.pri, whole genome shotgun sequence, one DNA window encodes the following:
- the fign gene encoding fidgetin isoform X1, whose protein sequence is MITSTSIYGLKMQWTPEHTQWAEQHFDISSTTRSPAHKVEAYRGHLQRTYQYAWANDDISALTASNLLKKYAEKYSGILEGPNERALLCSYSDGTTGLMNGRKSENESWQEGIYPMNCAPDVISVSKAGMTAALPPTDVSASIGSSPGVASSLSEPSYSSSNCGSHTATTLHSGLPSQEYTASYNGSYLHSSYSGQSTPALPSPHPSPLHSAGLLQPPPPPPPPTLVPSYNAGSPNLPNYNYPPTGYPSQTAVGPGYSPGGAPPPSAYLPSGIAAPTPIPPSTLPGYTYQSHNHTPIAPTPLNGSTSNSLKRKAFYMSGHGDMDSSYGNFNYNQQRSSQSPMYRIADSSISDSNRGNGFDRNPEASSLAFKPTKQPMSSDQHRKFMVHSGRALTPPSYGSTKSSVADLRTGEPYNKFGSPIMSEQTEEHRQHLSHSLTGPDIGSATSSIHAAEEQLKNSDSNLVEMVTTEILQQGPPVDWSDIAGLDMAKAAIKEEILWPILRPDMFSGLATLPRSLLLFGPQGTGRTLLAQCMASQLGAAFLRLSSSSLVTKWLAEGDKIIQASFLVARCRQPAVVFIREVDLLLSSQLSEESPVNRLKAELLMQLDSILTSTEDHILVVCSTNKPEEIPDSLRRYFTKRLLIPLPDGTARHQIISQLLSQHNYCLSDKEMSLLVQRTEGFSGLDVTQLCQEAVVGPLHGIPGTDLSSIHPTQMRPVSYQDFDNVFCKFQPSISQKELDMYTEWNKMFGCSQ, encoded by the coding sequence GTCTAAAGATGCAGTGGACCCCAGAGCACACACAATGGGCAGAACAACACTTTGACATCTCATCCACCACCCGCTCCCCTGCACACAAAGTAGAGGCCTACCGGGGGCACTTACAGCGAACCTACCAGTATGCGTGGGCCAACGACGACATCTCCGCACTGACTGCCTCCAATCTGCTCAAGAAGTATGCAGAGAAGTACTCTGGGATCCTAGAAGGCCCAAATGAAAGAGCCCTGCTGTGCTCCTACTCTGATGGCACCACCGGACTCATGAATGGACGAAAGTCAGAGAATGAGTCCTGGCAGGAGGGGATTTACCCAATGAACTGTGCTCCAGATGTTATATCTGTGAGCAAAGCTGGAATGACAGCTGCCCTACCCCCTACAGATGTGTCTGCTAGCATAGGCAGCTCCCCAGGGGTGGCCAGCAGCTTGTCTGAGCCGAGTTATTCCAGCAGTAACTGTGGGAGCCACACAGCCACTACTCTTCACTCGGGCCTCCCCTCTCAGGAATATACTGCCAGCTACAACGGCTCCTACCTGCATTCTAGCTACAGCGGCCAGAGTACTCCAGCCCTCCCCTCCCCGCATCCCTCGCCTTTGCACAGTGCGGGGCTCTTACAACCACCTCCCCCGCCTCCTCCCCCTACCTTGGTGCCAAGCTACAATGCTGGGTCTCCAAACCTTCCCAACTACAATTATCCTCCAACAGGGTATCCTTCTCAGACTGCTGTTGGCCCTGGTTATAGCCCTGGGGGAGCTCCCCCTCCTTCTGCTTATCTGCCATCCGGTATTGCAGCCCCCACCCCAATCCCCCCTTCCACACTGCCAGGCTACACCTACCAGTCCCATAATCATACACCAATTGCACCAACACCTTTGAATGGCAGCACATCCAACTCATTAAAACGAAAAGCTTTCTACATGAGTGGACATGGAGATATGGACTCCAGCTATGGTAATTTCAACTACAACCAACAGCGCTCTTCACAGAGCCCAATGTATAGAATAGCAGACAGCAGCATCTCAGACTCAAACAGGGGAAATGGCTTTGACAGAAACCCAGAGGCATCATCTTTAGCGTTTAAGCCAACCAAACAGCCCATGTCCTCTGATCAACACAGAAAGTTTATGGTACACTCGGGCAGAGCACTGACTCCTCCATCCTATGGATCAACCAAAAGCTCTGTGGCTGATCTCAGAACTGGTGAGCCCTACAACAAGTTTGGATCCCCCATCATGAGCGAGCAAACTGAAGAGCACAGACAGCACCTCTCTCACTCCCTAACAGGGCCTGACATCGGTTCGGCTACCTCGTCCATCCATGCTGCGGAGGAACAACTGAAAAACAGCGACTCCAACCTGGTGGAGATGGTGACCACGGAAATCCTCCAGCAGGGTCCTCCGGTGGACTGGAGCGACATCGCTGGTCTTGATATGGCCAAAGCAGCAATCAAAGAGGAGATACTGTGGCCAATTCTAAGGCCAGATATGTTTAGTGGACTTGCCACATTACCTCGGAGCCTCCTTTTATTTGGACCTCAGGGAACTGGTAGAACGCTTCTTGCCCAATGCATGGCCAGCCAATTGGGCGCTGCCTTCTTGCGACTCAGCAGCTCATCTCTGGTGACCAAATGGCTTGCAGAAGGGGACAAGATAATCCAGGCTTCTTTCCTGGTAGCACGCTGTCGTCAACCAGCGGTGGTATTCATCAGAGAGGTGGACCTGCTGCTGTCGTCCCAGCTCAGCGAGGAGAGTCCAGTGAATCGCCTCAAAGCTGAGCTCCTCATGCAGCTTGACAGCATCCTGACCTCTACTGAGGACCATATCCTCGTGGTCTGCTCCACCAACAAGCCTGAAGAGATCCCAGATTCCCTACGGAGGTACTTTACCAAGCGACTGCTCATCCCCTTGCCCGATGGGACGGCACGACACCAGATAATCAGCCAACTGCTCTCACAGCACAACTACTGTCTCAGTGACAAAGAGATGTCACTACTGGTTCAAAGGACAGAGGGGTTTTCAGGACTGGACGTGACACAGCTGTGTCAAGAGGCTGTGGTAGGTCCTCTCCATGGCATTCCTGGTACGGACCTGTCAAGTATCCACCCCACTCAGATGAGACCGGTTTCCTACCAAGACTTTGACAATGTGTTTTGCAAATTTCAGCCAAGCATATCACAAAAAGAACTTGACATGTACACTGAGTGGAATAAAATGTTCGGTTGTAGTCAATGA
- the fign gene encoding fidgetin isoform X2 produces MQWTPEHTQWAEQHFDISSTTRSPAHKVEAYRGHLQRTYQYAWANDDISALTASNLLKKYAEKYSGILEGPNERALLCSYSDGTTGLMNGRKSENESWQEGIYPMNCAPDVISVSKAGMTAALPPTDVSASIGSSPGVASSLSEPSYSSSNCGSHTATTLHSGLPSQEYTASYNGSYLHSSYSGQSTPALPSPHPSPLHSAGLLQPPPPPPPPTLVPSYNAGSPNLPNYNYPPTGYPSQTAVGPGYSPGGAPPPSAYLPSGIAAPTPIPPSTLPGYTYQSHNHTPIAPTPLNGSTSNSLKRKAFYMSGHGDMDSSYGNFNYNQQRSSQSPMYRIADSSISDSNRGNGFDRNPEASSLAFKPTKQPMSSDQHRKFMVHSGRALTPPSYGSTKSSVADLRTGEPYNKFGSPIMSEQTEEHRQHLSHSLTGPDIGSATSSIHAAEEQLKNSDSNLVEMVTTEILQQGPPVDWSDIAGLDMAKAAIKEEILWPILRPDMFSGLATLPRSLLLFGPQGTGRTLLAQCMASQLGAAFLRLSSSSLVTKWLAEGDKIIQASFLVARCRQPAVVFIREVDLLLSSQLSEESPVNRLKAELLMQLDSILTSTEDHILVVCSTNKPEEIPDSLRRYFTKRLLIPLPDGTARHQIISQLLSQHNYCLSDKEMSLLVQRTEGFSGLDVTQLCQEAVVGPLHGIPGTDLSSIHPTQMRPVSYQDFDNVFCKFQPSISQKELDMYTEWNKMFGCSQ; encoded by the coding sequence ATGCAGTGGACCCCAGAGCACACACAATGGGCAGAACAACACTTTGACATCTCATCCACCACCCGCTCCCCTGCACACAAAGTAGAGGCCTACCGGGGGCACTTACAGCGAACCTACCAGTATGCGTGGGCCAACGACGACATCTCCGCACTGACTGCCTCCAATCTGCTCAAGAAGTATGCAGAGAAGTACTCTGGGATCCTAGAAGGCCCAAATGAAAGAGCCCTGCTGTGCTCCTACTCTGATGGCACCACCGGACTCATGAATGGACGAAAGTCAGAGAATGAGTCCTGGCAGGAGGGGATTTACCCAATGAACTGTGCTCCAGATGTTATATCTGTGAGCAAAGCTGGAATGACAGCTGCCCTACCCCCTACAGATGTGTCTGCTAGCATAGGCAGCTCCCCAGGGGTGGCCAGCAGCTTGTCTGAGCCGAGTTATTCCAGCAGTAACTGTGGGAGCCACACAGCCACTACTCTTCACTCGGGCCTCCCCTCTCAGGAATATACTGCCAGCTACAACGGCTCCTACCTGCATTCTAGCTACAGCGGCCAGAGTACTCCAGCCCTCCCCTCCCCGCATCCCTCGCCTTTGCACAGTGCGGGGCTCTTACAACCACCTCCCCCGCCTCCTCCCCCTACCTTGGTGCCAAGCTACAATGCTGGGTCTCCAAACCTTCCCAACTACAATTATCCTCCAACAGGGTATCCTTCTCAGACTGCTGTTGGCCCTGGTTATAGCCCTGGGGGAGCTCCCCCTCCTTCTGCTTATCTGCCATCCGGTATTGCAGCCCCCACCCCAATCCCCCCTTCCACACTGCCAGGCTACACCTACCAGTCCCATAATCATACACCAATTGCACCAACACCTTTGAATGGCAGCACATCCAACTCATTAAAACGAAAAGCTTTCTACATGAGTGGACATGGAGATATGGACTCCAGCTATGGTAATTTCAACTACAACCAACAGCGCTCTTCACAGAGCCCAATGTATAGAATAGCAGACAGCAGCATCTCAGACTCAAACAGGGGAAATGGCTTTGACAGAAACCCAGAGGCATCATCTTTAGCGTTTAAGCCAACCAAACAGCCCATGTCCTCTGATCAACACAGAAAGTTTATGGTACACTCGGGCAGAGCACTGACTCCTCCATCCTATGGATCAACCAAAAGCTCTGTGGCTGATCTCAGAACTGGTGAGCCCTACAACAAGTTTGGATCCCCCATCATGAGCGAGCAAACTGAAGAGCACAGACAGCACCTCTCTCACTCCCTAACAGGGCCTGACATCGGTTCGGCTACCTCGTCCATCCATGCTGCGGAGGAACAACTGAAAAACAGCGACTCCAACCTGGTGGAGATGGTGACCACGGAAATCCTCCAGCAGGGTCCTCCGGTGGACTGGAGCGACATCGCTGGTCTTGATATGGCCAAAGCAGCAATCAAAGAGGAGATACTGTGGCCAATTCTAAGGCCAGATATGTTTAGTGGACTTGCCACATTACCTCGGAGCCTCCTTTTATTTGGACCTCAGGGAACTGGTAGAACGCTTCTTGCCCAATGCATGGCCAGCCAATTGGGCGCTGCCTTCTTGCGACTCAGCAGCTCATCTCTGGTGACCAAATGGCTTGCAGAAGGGGACAAGATAATCCAGGCTTCTTTCCTGGTAGCACGCTGTCGTCAACCAGCGGTGGTATTCATCAGAGAGGTGGACCTGCTGCTGTCGTCCCAGCTCAGCGAGGAGAGTCCAGTGAATCGCCTCAAAGCTGAGCTCCTCATGCAGCTTGACAGCATCCTGACCTCTACTGAGGACCATATCCTCGTGGTCTGCTCCACCAACAAGCCTGAAGAGATCCCAGATTCCCTACGGAGGTACTTTACCAAGCGACTGCTCATCCCCTTGCCCGATGGGACGGCACGACACCAGATAATCAGCCAACTGCTCTCACAGCACAACTACTGTCTCAGTGACAAAGAGATGTCACTACTGGTTCAAAGGACAGAGGGGTTTTCAGGACTGGACGTGACACAGCTGTGTCAAGAGGCTGTGGTAGGTCCTCTCCATGGCATTCCTGGTACGGACCTGTCAAGTATCCACCCCACTCAGATGAGACCGGTTTCCTACCAAGACTTTGACAATGTGTTTTGCAAATTTCAGCCAAGCATATCACAAAAAGAACTTGACATGTACACTGAGTGGAATAAAATGTTCGGTTGTAGTCAATGA